A genomic window from Candidatus Krumholzibacteriia bacterium includes:
- a CDS encoding FtsW/RodA/SpoVE family cell cycle protein produces MIALFRSLNRTLILTLLVLIFFGSTMLYSASSAHRKGGLEVGLQELSDRVFHVMIGLSVLVLLVVIDYQVLRKLALAGFLLGVFLLVMVLFTKGIRGTRGWLSLLGFSLQAAELARLAMLIFMAKLLADREEEGSHWKRLRLPLLVLFLVPALVIFQPDFGSAFAIGLSGLLLLLAARLPRRWLLALLLGGLFIAGTGYQASERIRERIDWTYRVDPTELRDETYQLGQSLIGFGAGGVRGRGPGASRQKVFFLPDHHTDFIYSIVGEELGLMGSLSTLFLLVFLSTRMLQIARRHTEPFGRYLASGMASMVFAYTFLNMAVALGLFPLTGLPLPFFSHGGSALIMNMAAVGICLSVDRQQKKPDRRSPGKVSGELEDLFQRGSS; encoded by the coding sequence ATGATTGCCCTCTTCCGCTCCCTGAATCGCACCCTCATCCTGACCCTTCTTGTCCTGATCTTCTTCGGAAGCACGATGCTCTATTCTGCCAGTTCCGCCCATCGGAAGGGAGGACTGGAAGTGGGTCTGCAGGAATTGTCCGACCGCGTGTTCCACGTGATGATCGGACTTTCCGTTTTGGTTCTCCTCGTGGTGATTGACTATCAGGTTCTTCGCAAACTGGCTCTCGCAGGCTTCCTCCTGGGCGTTTTTCTTCTGGTGATGGTGCTGTTTACAAAGGGAATCCGGGGCACCCGTGGCTGGCTTTCGCTTCTCGGCTTTTCCCTGCAAGCCGCTGAACTGGCGCGACTGGCCATGTTGATCTTCATGGCGAAACTTTTGGCCGACAGGGAAGAGGAGGGCAGCCATTGGAAGCGTCTGCGTCTTCCCCTGCTCGTGCTCTTTCTTGTCCCCGCCCTTGTCATCTTTCAACCCGACTTCGGCTCCGCCTTTGCGATCGGGCTGAGTGGCTTGCTACTGCTTCTGGCTGCCCGCCTTCCCCGTCGATGGCTCCTGGCCCTGCTGCTGGGGGGACTGTTTATTGCGGGGACCGGTTACCAGGCGAGTGAGAGGATTCGGGAGCGCATTGACTGGACCTACCGGGTCGACCCGACGGAATTGCGGGACGAAACCTATCAACTGGGTCAGAGCCTGATCGGATTCGGTGCCGGAGGGGTAAGGGGCCGGGGTCCCGGTGCGAGTCGGCAGAAGGTGTTCTTTCTCCCGGACCATCACACTGACTTTATCTACTCCATTGTCGGGGAAGAATTGGGTCTGATGGGCTCTCTTTCCACGCTTTTTCTTCTTGTCTTTCTTTCAACACGGATGTTGCAGATCGCAAGACGGCATACAGAGCCTTTCGGGCGCTACCTTGCTTCGGGCATGGCTTCGATGGTCTTTGCCTATACTTTCCTGAACATGGCCGTAGCTCTGGGACTGTTTCCCCTGACGGGGCTACCTCTGCCGTTTTTCAGCCACGGGGGAAGTGCCCTGATCATGAACATGGCGGCCGTGGGGATCTGTCTCTCCGTGGATCGGCAACAGAAGAAACCGGATCGAAGGTCTCCAGGGAAGGTGAGCGGTGAACTGGAAGATCTCTTTCAGAGGGGTTCCTCATGA
- a CDS encoding FtsQ-type POTRA domain-containing protein, giving the protein MAKPRQRMAVRRRGPWRKILLVLILCLLGLGGWGSWKGFLAILNSDFLTTRYLEVEGCRVVPEEKIRELLQPAIGQPLFRLDRETLGSSLTVLPRIRSLKLSRHLPGTLRCRVEESEALALFYDGKFREIDREGRFLERYGSEAPDLPILRKSDRISADSLMTLALPVLTALQESFFDLSREVSDLGLEERGLFFYRNEGQCRVLLGWDSFDEKIANYREIHSRLDQEKSFPEELDLRYRDQVIARDRE; this is encoded by the coding sequence TTGGCGAAGCCTAGGCAGCGCATGGCGGTTCGCCGCCGCGGCCCCTGGCGCAAGATCCTGCTGGTCCTCATCCTCTGTCTTCTGGGTTTGGGAGGATGGGGGAGCTGGAAGGGATTCCTTGCCATCCTCAACAGCGATTTCCTCACGACCCGCTATCTGGAGGTCGAGGGATGTCGTGTGGTTCCCGAGGAGAAAATCCGGGAGCTTCTTCAGCCTGCGATCGGGCAGCCTCTTTTTCGTCTGGACCGGGAAACGCTAGGTAGCTCCCTTACCGTCCTTCCCAGAATCCGTTCCCTGAAGCTCAGCCGACACCTGCCGGGAACCCTGCGCTGCCGCGTGGAGGAATCGGAGGCACTGGCACTTTTCTACGACGGCAAATTTCGCGAGATCGACCGGGAGGGCCGCTTTCTGGAACGCTATGGCAGTGAGGCGCCCGATCTGCCGATTCTGCGCAAGAGCGATCGTATTTCCGCTGACAGCCTCATGACGCTGGCTCTTCCGGTTCTCACTGCTCTTCAGGAGTCCTTTTTTGATCTCTCCCGCGAGGTCAGCGATCTGGGGCTGGAAGAAAGGGGCCTGTTTTTCTACCGGAACGAGGGACAGTGCCGGGTCCTCCTCGGATGGGATTCCTTCGATGAGAAAATAGCCAACTACCGGGAAATCCACTCCCGACTGGATCAGGAAAAGAGCTTCCCCGAAGAACTGGATTTGCGTTACCGTGATCAGGTCATCGCGAGAGACCGGGAGTGA
- the ftsA gene encoding cell division protein FtsA, translating to MNDSMIIVGLDLGSHRVSMAIAELDGRGKLRVLGLGTSSSEGIVRGEVMDFDRALDCVRTARREAEAAAGHDVQSAFVSVSGKDFVVRRSEGVHVKDGDGREITREDLEQVVRVAKGMLLPEGYRILHTLPVDFILDGRSGIKDPVGMDGIRLQAEVQLVLGSSPHLDNTRKLVEKAGVGVESLVFSPLATAMAALSPDERETGTILFDIGDGSTEILVLEKGALQHCQVLPIGGSNISRDLSIGLSIPFEEAERLKRNACVAIEEKRQNLSFPIRQMGSSENRSVSLETIRSIMDPRLNEILEVAWRSALEGSEAARLPSTGLVLCGGVARMPGIGDLASQRFDRPVRLASPVDTEGLLAELRDPRYTPLVGLLRYGYQRLQGEGRESVPERSGGSPLRRALRAFSRR from the coding sequence ATGAACGACAGCATGATCATCGTGGGACTGGATCTCGGAAGCCACCGGGTTTCCATGGCCATTGCGGAACTGGACGGACGGGGGAAACTGCGGGTCCTGGGCTTGGGGACCTCGAGCAGTGAAGGAATCGTTCGCGGGGAAGTGATGGACTTTGACCGTGCTCTTGATTGTGTTCGCACCGCTCGCCGTGAGGCAGAGGCTGCGGCCGGCCATGATGTGCAGTCGGCATTCGTTTCGGTAAGCGGGAAGGACTTCGTTGTCCGTCGCAGCGAGGGTGTTCATGTCAAGGACGGAGACGGGCGTGAAATCACTCGAGAGGATCTTGAGCAGGTGGTGCGGGTTGCCAAGGGAATGCTGCTGCCTGAGGGCTACCGCATTCTGCACACGCTTCCCGTAGATTTCATTCTTGATGGTCGTTCCGGCATCAAGGATCCCGTGGGGATGGATGGCATCCGCCTGCAGGCGGAGGTGCAACTGGTTCTGGGAAGTTCTCCGCACCTTGACAACACGAGGAAACTCGTCGAGAAGGCGGGCGTGGGTGTCGAGAGTCTGGTCTTCAGTCCCCTGGCCACGGCCATGGCCGCACTCAGTCCCGATGAAAGGGAAACAGGGACGATTCTCTTCGACATCGGTGACGGGTCCACGGAGATCCTCGTGTTGGAGAAAGGGGCCCTGCAACACTGTCAGGTTCTTCCCATCGGTGGCTCGAATATCAGTCGTGATCTTTCCATCGGTCTGAGCATTCCTTTTGAAGAGGCCGAGCGGCTGAAGCGAAATGCCTGTGTTGCAATTGAAGAGAAGCGACAGAATCTCAGCTTCCCGATTCGTCAGATGGGGAGCAGTGAGAACCGGAGCGTGAGCCTGGAGACGATTCGTTCCATCATGGATCCCCGCCTGAACGAAATCCTGGAAGTGGCCTGGAGGTCTGCCCTGGAAGGAAGCGAGGCGGCTCGCCTTCCCTCGACTGGGCTGGTTCTCTGTGGGGGAGTGGCTCGGATGCCGGGCATCGGGGATCTGGCCAGCCAGCGTTTTGACCGTCCGGTGCGTCTGGCCTCGCCGGTGGACACTGAGGGTCTTCTTGCTGAACTTCGGGACCCCCGCTACACGCCACTCGTCGGGCTTCTGCGCTACGGCTATCAGCGCCTTCAGGGAGAAGGTCGGGAGTCGGTTCCGGAACGCTCCGGGGGAAGCCCTCTCCGCCGTGCCCTGCGTGCGTTTTCGCGGAGATAG
- the recG gene encoding ATP-dependent DNA helicase RecG has product MPSHNPRNQDLQSPCQYLKGVGPARAADLSRLGIETLEDLLRHFPREYLDRSRMTPLGQLKPGERHSVRGTVLVSGIRRPRRGMNLLQVMIGDETGRLELVFFNQPFLKRMLPNGREVIASGEIGSFGQKLQLVSPEIEILDGDLDSAFPHAQGIVPVYPLTRGVNQRWMRKTVHALLEQRELMESVQEILPREWLDEKKWPLRESAFRQIHFPDAENAADSALERFKFEEAFLLQLLGALSREQFRKEKGPHLPDDSPLLENFIKSLPFQLTRAQEKSQGEILEDLRSGRRMNRMLQGDVGSGKTVVALGALLSAIGAGYQAAFMVPIEILAAQHFRRWQERLAALGVRSALLTGSTPAAEKKEILSELESGELPLVFGTQALIQEGVNFHNLGFAVVDEQHRFGVRQRASFHDQGRPHVLIMSATPIPRSLAMTLYGDLDLSIIDELPPGRPSLVSRRVGDGKTGQVYDYVKERLEKGERGFLIFPLVEESDKLELQAATERYEELSKTDFRDFHCELIHGRMNGARKAEVMERFASGETQLLIATTVIEVGIDIPEATLMVIHNPERFGLSQLHQLRGRIGRGTMKSYCILLEPGNLGEQARQRLEVFVKESDGFVLAEEDLKIRGPGDFFGVRQHGMQDLRLVHPIADAELVALARQRAQAMVSRDPQLMAADLQPLRELLDRLYRNRMPLAGVG; this is encoded by the coding sequence ATGCCTTCCCACAACCCCCGAAATCAGGATCTTCAGTCTCCCTGCCAGTATCTCAAGGGAGTCGGCCCCGCTCGTGCAGCAGACCTGTCCCGTCTGGGCATTGAGACTCTGGAAGATCTTCTCCGGCATTTTCCCCGGGAGTATCTGGACCGAAGTCGCATGACTCCTCTCGGCCAACTGAAGCCCGGGGAAAGGCACAGCGTTCGAGGGACGGTGCTTGTCAGCGGCATTCGCCGCCCCCGCAGGGGGATGAACCTCCTGCAGGTGATGATCGGCGATGAGACCGGGCGACTGGAACTGGTCTTCTTCAATCAACCCTTCCTCAAGCGAATGCTCCCAAACGGGCGTGAGGTGATTGCCAGCGGAGAGATCGGTAGTTTCGGGCAGAAGCTGCAACTCGTGTCTCCGGAAATCGAAATTCTGGATGGCGATCTTGATTCTGCTTTTCCCCACGCCCAGGGCATTGTGCCCGTTTACCCGCTGACCCGTGGAGTCAATCAGCGCTGGATGAGAAAAACGGTGCATGCCCTGCTGGAGCAGCGGGAACTGATGGAGTCTGTTCAGGAGATTCTTCCCCGCGAATGGCTCGATGAAAAGAAGTGGCCTCTTCGGGAGTCAGCTTTCCGGCAGATTCATTTCCCAGACGCAGAGAATGCTGCGGACTCCGCTCTGGAGCGCTTCAAGTTCGAAGAGGCCTTCCTCCTGCAGCTTCTCGGGGCTCTCAGCCGGGAGCAATTCCGAAAGGAGAAGGGTCCTCATCTGCCCGACGATTCGCCTCTTCTGGAGAATTTCATCAAGTCCCTTCCCTTTCAATTGACCCGGGCCCAGGAGAAATCTCAGGGTGAGATTCTCGAAGACCTGCGCTCCGGAAGACGAATGAACCGCATGCTCCAGGGCGATGTGGGCAGCGGGAAGACGGTCGTGGCTCTGGGGGCGCTTCTCAGTGCCATCGGCGCAGGCTATCAGGCGGCCTTTATGGTGCCGATTGAAATTCTGGCCGCCCAGCATTTTCGTCGCTGGCAAGAGAGGCTCGCAGCACTGGGGGTTCGTTCTGCACTGCTTACCGGAAGCACGCCAGCGGCGGAGAAGAAGGAGATCCTGTCGGAACTGGAGTCCGGGGAACTGCCCCTTGTCTTCGGCACACAGGCTCTGATTCAGGAAGGCGTGAACTTCCACAATCTCGGTTTTGCCGTCGTAGATGAACAGCATCGGTTCGGGGTTCGCCAGCGCGCCAGTTTTCACGATCAGGGTCGTCCCCATGTCCTGATCATGAGTGCAACTCCCATTCCCCGTTCCCTGGCCATGACACTCTATGGCGATCTGGATCTTTCCATCATCGACGAACTGCCTCCCGGTCGTCCTTCACTGGTCAGCCGCAGAGTCGGGGATGGGAAGACCGGGCAGGTCTATGACTATGTGAAAGAACGGCTGGAAAAGGGAGAGCGGGGTTTCCTGATTTTTCCCCTGGTGGAAGAGAGCGACAAGCTGGAACTGCAGGCGGCCACGGAGCGCTACGAAGAACTCAGCAAGACAGACTTCCGCGACTTTCACTGCGAACTGATCCATGGAAGGATGAATGGTGCCCGCAAGGCAGAGGTGATGGAGCGCTTTGCCAGTGGCGAGACGCAACTCCTGATCGCAACCACCGTCATTGAAGTAGGCATCGACATTCCCGAAGCAACGCTCATGGTCATTCATAATCCCGAGCGCTTCGGACTGAGTCAGTTGCACCAGTTGCGAGGGCGCATCGGGCGGGGGACCATGAAGAGCTACTGCATTCTTCTCGAACCCGGAAATCTCGGAGAACAGGCGCGACAGCGGCTGGAGGTATTCGTGAAAGAGTCCGACGGTTTCGTTCTGGCCGAAGAGGATCTGAAGATCCGGGGTCCGGGAGACTTCTTTGGAGTCCGTCAGCACGGGATGCAGGACCTTCGTCTGGTTCATCCGATTGCCGATGCAGAGCTGGTAGCTCTTGCCCGCCAAAGGGCTCAGGCGATGGTGAGCCGGGATCCACAGTTGATGGCCGCCGATCTTCAGCCGCTCCGGGAGCTTCTTGACCGCCTTTATCGGAACCGGATGCCCCTTGCCGGGGTCGGTTGA
- the murB gene encoding UDP-N-acetylmuramate dehydrogenase: MEAAQNAYAGPWLAEHPLAPLSSFRVGGKADWLVEPGEEEAGPLLARLRELQVPVTFLGEGSNVLIRDGGIRGVVLRVGKALSWIRFEGDYASCGAGLSSSRLARLAREEGRGGFAWAASLPGNLGGAVRMNAGCFGGEIGEVFHSLSGWTLGGERRLVSAEEIEFRYRHSSLPGDFLVTSLKLRLPLLSSDERSAMEERFREVQQTRARSQPGGLFTAGSTFRNPPGDSAGRLLEQCGLKGRSVGGAMVSERHANFIEARGEKVLASDIESLMQIMAEEVERQTGIRLKREVVLLGEA, translated from the coding sequence ATGGAAGCCGCGCAAAACGCCTACGCCGGTCCCTGGTTAGCGGAACATCCACTTGCCCCCTTGAGCAGCTTTCGAGTCGGCGGAAAGGCCGACTGGCTGGTTGAGCCCGGGGAGGAAGAGGCCGGTCCCCTTCTTGCCCGCCTCCGGGAGCTTCAGGTCCCGGTGACTTTTCTCGGGGAGGGCAGCAATGTCCTGATCCGGGACGGGGGGATCCGGGGCGTGGTTCTTCGCGTGGGCAAGGCTCTTTCATGGATCCGTTTTGAAGGGGATTACGCAAGCTGTGGCGCGGGGCTCTCCAGTTCCCGTCTGGCACGCCTTGCAAGGGAAGAGGGACGGGGTGGCTTCGCGTGGGCAGCATCCCTGCCCGGCAATCTGGGGGGAGCTGTTCGCATGAATGCGGGTTGCTTCGGCGGAGAAATCGGAGAGGTCTTCCACTCCCTTTCCGGCTGGACTCTGGGTGGCGAGCGCCGTTTGGTCAGTGCTGAGGAGATCGAGTTTCGCTATCGACATTCTTCCCTGCCCGGGGACTTTCTGGTCACCTCCCTCAAGCTGCGTCTTCCCCTCCTGTCCTCCGATGAACGAAGTGCCATGGAAGAGAGATTCCGGGAGGTTCAGCAGACTCGCGCCCGAAGCCAGCCGGGAGGTCTCTTTACCGCAGGAAGCACCTTCCGCAATCCTCCCGGAGATTCTGCGGGCCGACTTCTCGAGCAGTGCGGGCTGAAGGGTCGCAGTGTCGGGGGGGCCATGGTGAGCGAGCGACACGCGAATTTCATTGAGGCCCGGGGCGAGAAGGTTCTTGCTTCCGACATCGAGTCCCTGATGCAGATCATGGCCGAGGAGGTCGAGCGACAGACGGGCATTCGCCTGAAAAGGGAGGTGGTCCTCCTTGGCGAAGCCTAG
- the murC gene encoding UDP-N-acetylmuramate--L-alanine ligase has protein sequence MILGRTRQIHLVAIGGIGMSGIAEILVNSGFRVSGSDLSESPALQRLRSLGISCHVGHRAEQVGEADVVVHSTAVPPDNPELQEARRRKIPVVRRGEMLAELMRLKHGIAVTGSHGKTTTSSLAAEILHAGQLEPTAVIGGRLHSIGSNALLGSGPYMVVEADESDGSFLRLAPTWAVVTNVDREHLDHYGSFEKLQEAFVDFLDRVPFYGASIVCLEDPVLRSLLPSVSGRIVGYGFGEDAALRGRLLEKSERGMRFAWESARNRGEAEIPLLGDHNLLNALAAVAVGLELSMEPEAIALGLSRFRGVGRRYDVKGEARGVFVIDDYAHHPTEITAILKALHEHSKRPVKAVFQPHRYSRTQILFDDFAAAFDLAEEVIITEIYEASEKPIEGITPEALVESVNRRGKTPALHLSDREELSDYLLESLEEGDLLVTLGAGNLNRFSEEFLARLQES, from the coding sequence ATGATCCTGGGCAGAACCCGCCAGATCCATCTGGTCGCTATTGGTGGAATTGGCATGAGCGGAATCGCAGAAATCCTTGTAAACAGCGGGTTTCGGGTGTCAGGCTCCGACTTGAGCGAGAGTCCTGCCCTGCAGCGGCTGCGGAGTCTCGGGATTTCCTGCCATGTGGGACATCGTGCCGAGCAGGTGGGGGAGGCGGATGTTGTGGTCCACTCCACGGCGGTTCCTCCCGACAACCCGGAACTTCAGGAGGCCCGCCGCAGGAAGATCCCCGTGGTTCGCCGTGGCGAAATGCTCGCAGAACTGATGCGCCTGAAGCACGGCATTGCGGTGACCGGAAGCCACGGAAAAACCACCACCAGCAGTCTGGCTGCGGAGATCCTTCATGCGGGCCAACTGGAGCCGACGGCCGTGATCGGCGGAAGGCTGCACAGTATCGGAAGCAATGCCCTCCTGGGCTCCGGTCCCTACATGGTGGTGGAAGCGGATGAAAGTGACGGCTCTTTTCTGCGCCTTGCGCCCACCTGGGCTGTCGTGACCAATGTGGATCGCGAACATCTCGACCACTACGGCTCCTTTGAAAAGCTCCAGGAGGCCTTTGTGGACTTTCTGGACCGGGTTCCTTTCTATGGGGCGAGCATCGTCTGTCTGGAGGATCCGGTCCTGCGGTCCCTTCTGCCCTCGGTCTCCGGCCGCATTGTGGGATACGGTTTCGGCGAGGATGCGGCTCTTCGCGGTCGTCTTCTGGAAAAGAGCGAGCGGGGAATGCGATTTGCCTGGGAAAGTGCGAGGAACCGCGGAGAAGCGGAGATCCCTCTTCTTGGGGATCACAATCTCCTCAATGCCCTGGCGGCCGTGGCCGTGGGTCTGGAGCTGTCCATGGAGCCGGAAGCCATCGCTCTGGGGCTGTCTCGTTTCCGGGGCGTGGGACGGCGTTACGATGTGAAGGGGGAAGCTCGGGGAGTGTTTGTCATCGACGATTACGCACATCATCCCACGGAGATAACTGCGATACTTAAAGCACTGCATGAACACTCGAAACGCCCTGTGAAGGCCGTCTTCCAGCCTCATCGCTACAGCCGGACTCAGATTCTCTTTGATGATTTCGCAGCGGCCTTTGATCTGGCCGAGGAAGTCATCATCACGGAGATCTACGAGGCCAGTGAGAAGCCCATTGAGGGGATCACTCCCGAAGCTCTGGTCGAGAGTGTCAATCGGCGGGGCAAGACTCCCGCGCTTCACCTGTCGGATCGCGAGGAACTCAGTGACTACCTGCTGGAGAGTCTCGAGGAAGGCGACCTTCTGGTCACCCTCGGAGCGGGCAACCTGAACCGTTTCTCCGAGGAGTTTCTGGCCCGGCTTCAGGAGTCCTGA
- the murG gene encoding undecaprenyldiphospho-muramoylpentapeptide beta-N-acetylglucosaminyltransferase yields MKRMIFTGGGTGGHIYPALALAREFLDRDPARKALYLGSGRGLESRAAASEGLPFAPIPARPWRGRNPLQRILFLWDLLRAWFLCIGHLRRFRPDAVLATGSYVSLPVVLAARSLRIPYFLQEQNRVPGKVNLWMASRAREIYAAFRGTEEHFPKSSCLVFGNPLRPSFLNRETGEREEGPPRLLVFGGSRGASRINRAVMEALPALLKDLAFTALLQTGEEELEEVRSALAVHDSIEVFPYLDDMPRHMAEADLLLCRAGAMSLAELTVCGLPAILVPYPHAVDDHQTRNAEMLVEAGAALLLPDSELQGRILSEALRPLLSDRALREKMALASASLAKPDAASRILDSIEKYLSGRGADDISSPGSKGEIS; encoded by the coding sequence ATGAAGCGCATGATCTTTACCGGCGGGGGAACCGGGGGGCACATCTACCCGGCCCTTGCATTGGCCCGGGAGTTTCTTGACCGGGATCCTGCCAGAAAGGCTCTCTATCTCGGATCCGGACGGGGCCTGGAGAGTCGGGCTGCCGCAAGTGAAGGGCTTCCTTTTGCCCCGATTCCCGCAAGGCCCTGGAGGGGGCGCAATCCTCTTCAGCGGATTCTCTTTCTTTGGGACCTCCTGCGTGCCTGGTTTCTCTGTATCGGTCACCTTCGGCGTTTTCGCCCTGATGCGGTGCTGGCCACCGGGAGCTATGTCAGCCTTCCGGTCGTCCTGGCAGCCCGAAGCCTGCGCATTCCCTATTTCCTTCAGGAGCAGAATCGCGTGCCCGGCAAGGTGAACCTCTGGATGGCATCGCGTGCCCGGGAAATCTATGCGGCCTTTCGGGGAACAGAGGAACATTTTCCCAAATCTTCCTGTCTTGTTTTCGGGAACCCCCTAAGACCCTCTTTTCTGAACAGGGAAACAGGGGAGAGAGAGGAAGGCCCTCCCCGGCTTCTGGTCTTTGGAGGCAGCCGCGGGGCAAGCAGGATCAACCGCGCCGTGATGGAGGCCCTGCCGGCTTTGCTGAAGGACCTTGCCTTCACCGCGCTGCTTCAGACAGGAGAGGAAGAGCTGGAGGAAGTCCGTTCCGCGCTCGCTGTCCATGATTCCATTGAGGTGTTTCCCTATCTGGACGACATGCCGCGGCACATGGCAGAAGCCGATCTTCTGCTTTGCCGGGCCGGAGCCATGAGTCTGGCCGAACTGACCGTCTGCGGGCTTCCCGCAATACTGGTTCCCTATCCTCATGCCGTCGATGACCACCAGACCCGCAATGCGGAGATGCTCGTGGAGGCCGGTGCCGCCCTTCTTCTTCCGGATTCGGAACTTCAGGGCAGAATCCTCTCTGAGGCACTTCGCCCGCTACTTTCCGACAGGGCACTGCGGGAGAAGATGGCGCTTGCTTCGGCATCTCTTGCCAAACCCGATGCCGCGAGCAGAATCCTGGATTCCATAGAGAAATACTTGTCGGGGCGGGGAGCCGATGATATTTCTTCTCCTGGCTCCAAAGGAGAAATATCATGA
- a CDS encoding tetratricopeptide repeat protein has product MPTLFQKIFRNRGNEDYNTGITLYNQGRFEEAIKRFEAAVSESPVHSTTYRLGTFYTAEAHANIGRSLLRAEKYQEAISHFEHALEETPNFPDLLYCLGVSRFMCGQVDEARPHFEKALEINPVYVEARCFLAISEEELGHTDESREHLKQVLAERSEIPIQVSQYLLVHLKEKEHVLPEISPVLELLESTTQFREVYTEGVAQFNLGHFDLAVGLLEQASRMKPHYADVQCQLGLSLFRSREHSRAIEEFQGALKVNPHFLEAAFFLGVVHLHEECYLEAEEAFLRAMGIRKDSHDLLYHLALARFHLGKSEEALPLLEEVLEHKPEFTQARYLLGLVNYSLGQREEGIQYLRKALSQSPHLNEVERDLGLMYMKQGEWQSAEELFSSLGERSPEDPSLQCFIAQTRLARNELAEAARSFEKALSLDPGNLYALKGLARCWLKQGRPSEAQKILDRALKEHETFPDLWKLQGVTHFRAARMKEAEEAFQRAIQGAPGDVEAKLGMALVLRNLGRYDESSLLLKDMERLHPDQLELSKLLGLQAVDLEEIP; this is encoded by the coding sequence ATGCCGACCCTATTCCAGAAGATCTTTCGGAACCGGGGCAACGAGGATTACAACACGGGAATCACTCTCTATAATCAGGGCCGGTTCGAAGAGGCCATCAAACGCTTCGAAGCAGCGGTGAGCGAGTCTCCCGTCCACAGCACCACCTATCGCCTGGGAACTTTCTACACCGCAGAAGCACATGCGAACATTGGACGAAGTCTGCTGAGGGCAGAGAAGTATCAGGAAGCCATCAGTCACTTCGAACACGCGCTGGAAGAAACTCCCAACTTTCCCGACCTTCTCTACTGTCTCGGTGTTTCGCGCTTCATGTGCGGGCAAGTGGATGAGGCCCGTCCTCATTTCGAGAAAGCCCTGGAAATCAACCCGGTCTATGTCGAGGCCCGTTGCTTTCTTGCAATCTCCGAAGAAGAATTGGGGCACACTGATGAAAGCCGGGAACATCTGAAGCAGGTGCTGGCGGAGCGCTCGGAGATTCCCATTCAGGTCAGCCAATACCTTCTGGTTCATCTCAAGGAAAAGGAGCACGTCCTGCCGGAGATCAGCCCGGTGCTGGAACTGCTCGAGAGTACTACTCAGTTCCGGGAGGTGTATACCGAGGGCGTGGCCCAGTTCAATCTTGGGCACTTCGACCTGGCCGTTGGTCTTCTGGAGCAGGCTTCTCGCATGAAGCCACACTATGCCGATGTTCAGTGCCAACTTGGTCTGTCGCTGTTCCGCTCCAGGGAGCACTCTCGTGCCATTGAGGAGTTTCAGGGGGCGCTGAAAGTCAATCCCCATTTTCTGGAGGCCGCCTTTTTTCTGGGGGTGGTTCATCTGCATGAGGAATGTTATCTGGAAGCAGAAGAGGCTTTCCTTCGCGCCATGGGCATCCGGAAGGACTCCCATGATCTGCTCTATCATCTGGCTTTGGCCCGTTTCCATCTGGGCAAGAGCGAGGAAGCACTTCCCCTTCTTGAGGAAGTTCTCGAACACAAGCCCGAGTTCACTCAGGCTCGCTATCTGTTGGGCTTGGTGAATTACTCTCTGGGTCAGAGGGAAGAGGGCATTCAGTACCTTCGCAAGGCGCTTTCCCAGAGCCCTCACCTCAACGAGGTGGAGCGCGATCTGGGGCTGATGTACATGAAGCAGGGCGAATGGCAGAGCGCGGAGGAACTCTTCAGCAGTCTCGGGGAGCGCAGTCCCGAGGATCCTTCCCTGCAGTGCTTTATTGCCCAGACCCGGCTGGCACGGAATGAACTGGCAGAAGCGGCTCGCAGTTTCGAGAAGGCCCTGTCTCTGGATCCCGGCAATCTCTATGCGCTCAAGGGGCTGGCCCGTTGCTGGCTGAAGCAGGGGAGACCTTCAGAAGCGCAGAAGATTCTCGATCGTGCTCTCAAGGAGCATGAGACCTTCCCGGATCTCTGGAAACTTCAGGGAGTAACCCACTTTCGTGCCGCCCGAATGAAGGAGGCCGAAGAAGCCTTCCAGCGCGCGATCCAGGGAGCGCCCGGAGATGTGGAAGCGAAACTCGGCATGGCCCTGGTGCTCCGCAATCTGGGACGCTATGATGAGTCCTCCCTTCTCCTGAAAGACATGGAGCGCCTTCATCCCGACCAACTGGAACTGAGCAAGCTGCTGGGTCTTCAGGCCGTGGACCTGGAGGAAATCCCCTAG